A window of Suncus etruscus isolate mSunEtr1 chromosome 4, mSunEtr1.pri.cur, whole genome shotgun sequence contains these coding sequences:
- the LOC126007170 gene encoding tripartite motif-containing protein 75-like codes for MALAASLAELRAEACCPVCHDFLQEPVTLECGHNCCGSCLQQRWEHLQDILPCPVCLHPCTDGHPQKNTQLGDLIDLVQQILCMRKKNSEKEENEEEVEEEEEGRGRCERHQQALSLFCEDDLELLCGQCAASPDHQAHDLTPIAEAAAHHRTNLKNCLWHLGERLEEAVRALERKDAEFTELKGQLKLQKQNVTQEGSHLMQYLRKQDRSIGKKLVHQKSGIYRHMLLTKQQLSRVACTWKELLTVLQKACLQADAHLLQDAAALQLAWRQRQRLGFPEVPSWKHKEESLSLPPNYIGLDNMRAKFQVHLILDPETAHPDLLISHQTTASYCQEGAQTSPGMRPRAFTSRVAVLGALGFRGGRHFWQVEIRGLGVWCLGVCTEAFSRDTRAAQTPRNGCWQVPVTVSLSLPRLPRGKAAVACFGVFLDYELGEISFYNMSKKTHLHTLTGTFTERLVPYFSHGHSQKNPQLIDLLQSLPSKRLKVAEKVEEEKE; via the exons ATGGCCCTGGCGGCCTCTCTGGCTGAGCTGCGCGCTGAGGCCTGCTGCCCCGTGTGCCACGATTTCCTGCAGGAGCCTGTGACCCTGGAATGTGGCCACAACTGCTGTGGCTCGTGCCTGCAGCAGCGCTGGGAGCACCTGCAGGACATCCTGCCCTGCCCCGTGTGCCTGCACCCCTGCACAGATGGGCACCCCCAGAAGAACACGCAGCTGGGGGACTTGATTGACCTGGTCCAGCAGATTCTGTGCATGAGGAAGAAGAACagtgagaaggaagaaaatgaagaggaagtagaagaggaagaagagggcagAGGCCGCTGTGAGAGGCACCAGCAGGCCCTGAGCCTGTTCTGCGAGGACGACCTGGAGCTACTGTGTGGCCAGTGCGCAGCCTCCCCTGACCACCAGGCCCACGACCTGACACCCATTGCAGAAGCCGCTGCTCATCACAGGACGAACCTTAAGAATTGCCTATGGCATCTCGGGGAGCGGCTGGAGGAGGCAGTGAGGGCCTTGGAAAGGAAGGACGCCGAATTCACCGAGCTGAAAGGCCAGTTGAAATTGCAAAAGCAAAATGTGACCCAAGAAGGCAGCCATTTGATGCAATACTTGAGAAAACAGGACCGTTCCATCGGGAAGAAGCTGGTTCACCAAAAGTCCGGTATTTACCGACACATGCTGCTAACCAAACAGCAGCTGTCCAGGGTGGCCTGCACCTGGAAGGAGCTGCTCACGGTGCTGCAGAAGGCTTGTCTGCAGGCCGACGCCCACCTGCTCCAGGACGCTGCAGCCCTGCAACTGGCCTGGAGGCAGCGCCAGAGGCTGGGGTTCCCTGAGGTCCCTTCCTGGAAGCACAAAGAGGAGagtctctctctgccccccaactACATCGGCTTGGACAACATGAGGGCCAAATTCCAGGTGCACCTGATTCTGGACCCCGAGACCGCTCACCCGGATCTCTTGATCTCCCACCAGACAACCGCCAGCTACTGCCAGGAGGGCGCCCAGACCAGCCCCGGCATGCGCCCCCGTGCCTTCACCTCCCGCGTGGCTGTCCTGGGGGCCCTGGGCTTCAGGGGCGGCCGGCACTTCTGGCAGGTGGAGATCCGCGGCTTGGGGGTCTGGTGTCTGGGCGTGTGCACCGAGGCCTTCTCCAGGGACACTCGGGCCGCGCAGACCCCGCGCAATGGCTGCTGGCAGGTGCCCGTGACcgtgtccctgagcctgccccgCCTCCCACGGGGCAAAGCAGCTGTCGCCTGCTTCGGGGTCTTCCTGGACTACGAGTTGGGGGAGATTTCCTTCTACAACATGAGCAAGAAGACCCACTTGCACACACTCACTGGCACATTCACCGAGAGACTTGTGCCTTATTTTTCG CACGGGCACTCCCAGAAGAACCCGCAACTGATTGACCTGCTCCAGTCTCTTCCCAGCAAAAGGTTGAAGGTTGCAgagaaagtggaagaagagaaggagtaG